The Chitinibacter bivalviorum genomic interval GCTTCTCGTTCTTGGTATAGAAAGGCATACCCAAGAAGAAAGCAAAATAGATAAATGACAGAATCTGAGCAATCACGGTGCGAACATTGGTCGATGGCATTGCGCCCAAGATACCCAGGCCGATGAATGCAATCAGGAACAGCACCAACATCACTTTGAAGCTCGTTGGACGATAACGGATCGATTTGATCGGTGAACGATCAAGCCATGGCAGGAAGGCGATCAGTACCACTGCACCGCCCATACCCAATACGCCCCAAACTTGGGTGCCAAGGAACGATGGAATCGCACGCAAAATCGCGTAGAACGGTGTGAAGTACCAAACTGGAGCAATGTGCGGTGGTGTTTTCAGCGCATCAGCTGGGTCGAAGTTTGGATGCTCCAAGAAGAAGCCGCCCATTTCTGGTTTGAAGAACAAGATCGCGCAGAACACAGCCAAGAACACCGCTACGCCGAAAATGTCTTTAACGGTGTAGTAGGGGTGGAATGGAATCCCATCACGTGGGATGTGTGTCACTGGATCTTTGTTTTTCTTGATTTCAACGCCATCTGGGTTGTTAGAACCCACTTCGTGCAATGCAACCAAGTGAGCAACAACCAGCGCCAGCAATACCAAAGGTACAGCAATCACGTGCAGCGCAAAGAAGCGGTTCAGCGTTGCATCAGAGACCACGAAGTCACCACGAATCAGCACTGACAGGTCAGGACCAATCACTGGAATTGATGCAAACAAGTTCACAATAACCTGAGCGCCCCAGAATGACATTTGGCCCCAAGGCAGCAAGTAGCCCAAGAAAGCTTCAGCCATCAAGATCAGGAAGATCAAGGTACCAAATACCCAAACCAGTTCACGTGGTTGTTTGTATGAGCCGTAGATCAAGCCACGGAACATATGCAGATACACCACAACGAAGAACATCGATGCACCTGTTGAGTGCATGTAGCGGATGATCCAGCCACCTGCCACATCACGCATGATGTATTCAACCGATGCAAAGGCCACCGAAATATTGGTACCAGGGATCAAGTTGCCATCTGGCTTGTAGTTCATGGTCAGGAAAATGCCGGTGACGATCTGGATAACCAGAACCAGCATGGCCAATGAGCCGAAGAAGTACCAGAAGTTAAAGTTTTTTGGTGCGTAGTATTCGGAAACGTGTGCTTTCCAGGTGCTGGTGAGCGGGAAACGCTCATCCACCCAGCCAAGTACCTTTTCCGGTAAACCTTGTTGTTGATTGCTCATGACTTAGCCCCTTATTTGTCTTCGCCGACCAGAATGGTTGCGTCGGTGAGGTATTTGTGCGGAGGGATAACCAAGTTGACTGGTGCTGGTACGCCGGTAAAGACGCGACCCGCCAAGTCGAACTTGGAGCCATGACATGGGCAGTAAAAGCCACCCACCCAATCCGGACCCAAATCAGCAGGCGCCAAGTCAGGACGGAAAGTTGGCGAACAGCCCAAGTGAGTACAAACACCCGTTGCAACCCAGATTTCAGGTTTAATCGAGCGAGTTGCGTTATGGCAATACTCTGGTTGTTCACTGGCATTAGACTTTGGATCTACGAGTTTAGGATCGTTTTTCGCTAAGTCTTTCAGCATCTCTGGGGTGCGTTTTACCACCCAAACAGGTTTGCCGCGCCATTCGACGGTAATTTTTTGGCCTAGCTCGAGTTTGCTGATGTCCACTTCAACAGGGGCACCCGCTGCTTTTGCGCGCT includes:
- a CDS encoding cytochrome b, whose amino-acid sequence is MSNQQQGLPEKVLGWVDERFPLTSTWKAHVSEYYAPKNFNFWYFFGSLAMLVLVIQIVTGIFLTMNYKPDGNLIPGTNISVAFASVEYIMRDVAGGWIIRYMHSTGASMFFVVVYLHMFRGLIYGSYKQPRELVWVFGTLIFLILMAEAFLGYLLPWGQMSFWGAQVIVNLFASIPVIGPDLSVLIRGDFVVSDATLNRFFALHVIAVPLVLLALVVAHLVALHEVGSNNPDGVEIKKNKDPVTHIPRDGIPFHPYYTVKDIFGVAVFLAVFCAILFFKPEMGGFFLEHPNFDPADALKTPPHIAPVWYFTPFYAILRAIPSFLGTQVWGVLGMGGAVVLIAFLPWLDRSPIKSIRYRPTSFKVMLVLFLIAFIGLGILGAMPSTNVRTVIAQILSFIYFAFFLGMPFYTKNEKPCTPVPERVTFSTSKQQMMFLVYVAIAIGGAYLFANLV
- the petA gene encoding ubiquinol-cytochrome c reductase iron-sulfur subunit, which codes for MSEQQIDNSKRRFLVVASSAVGAVATAGVAIPFVASFFPSERAKAAGAPVEVDISKLELGQKITVEWRGKPVWVVKRTPEMLKDLAKNDPKLVDPKSNASEQPEYCHNATRSIKPEIWVATGVCTHLGCSPTFRPDLAPADLGPDWVGGFYCPCHGSKFDLAGRVFTGVPAPVNLVIPPHKYLTDATILVGEDK